A genomic window from Triticum urartu cultivar G1812 chromosome 7, Tu2.1, whole genome shotgun sequence includes:
- the LOC125524089 gene encoding NAD(P)H dehydrogenase (quinone) FQR1-like, translating into MAAKIYIVYYSTYGHVAKLADEILKGVSSVEGVEVKLWQVPETLSDEALAKMGSPAKRDDVPVISPAELADADGFGMMPTQFKAFMDGTSELWCPQRLAGKPAALFFSSGCQGGGQETTALTAITQLVHHGMLFVPVGYTFGAGMFEMGQVKGGSPYGSGTIAGDGSRIPTELELQQAFHQGKYFAGIAKKLKGSP; encoded by the exons GTACTATTCCACCTATGGCCATGTGGCCAAGCTAGCGGATGAGATTCTGAAGGGTGTGTCTTCCGTCGAAGGTGTGGAGGTCAAGCTATGGCAG GTCCCGGAGACTCTTTCCGACGAAGCACTCGCAAAGATGGGCTCTCCTGCCAAGAGGGATGACGTGCCGGTCATCTCGCCCGCAGAGCTCGCCGACGCCGACGGATTCGGCATGATGCCCACGCAGTTCAAGGCGTTCATGGACGGCACCAGTGAGCTGTGGTGCCCGCAGCGGCTCGCCGGCAAGCCTGCCGCATTGTTCTTCTCCTCCGGTTGCCAGGGCGGCGGCCAAGAAACCACCGC GTTGACGGCCATTACTCAGCTGGTGCACCATGGCATGCTCTTTGTTCCGGTCGGGTACACGTTTGGCGCAGGCATGTTTGAGATGGGGCAGGTGAAGGGTGGCAGCCCGTATGGGTCTGGCACCATTGCTGGggatggatcacgaattcccactGAGCTTGAGCTGCAACAGGCTTTCCACCAAGGGAAATACTTTGCGGGGATCGCAAAGAAGCTCAAGGGTTCTCCATGA